CGCAGGCGGGGTGCGGAACCGATCGTGAGCTACTGGCGGGCGGTCCTCCTCGTGGCGGGCAAGGACTTGAGAATCGAGCTGCGCAGCCGCGAGCAGGTCGTGAGCCTCCTGTTCTTCGCGCTGCTGGTTCTGGTGGTATTCAACTTCGCGTTCGATTTCACCGTCATCGATTTCGTGACCCTGGGCCCAGGCGTCCTGTGGGTGGCTTTCATCTTCTCGGGCGTCCTGGCGATCAACCGCTCGTTCCAGAACGAACGGGAGCAGGAGCGGATCCAGGGAATCCTTCTGGCGCCGATCGACCGCAGCGCCTTTTACCTCGGCAAGGTTGCGGCGACCGTCCTGTTCATGACGGCCATCGAGGCGATCCTGGTTCCGATCGCGGTCGTCATGTTCAACTTCAGGTTCAGCGGCCGGATCGCCCTGACGATCCTGGCGCTCGCCTTGAACACGGTCGGGTTCGCGGCGGTCGGCACCCTGTTTTCCGCCATGACCACCCGCACCCGGCGTGGCGATCTGCTCCTGCCGCTCCTGCTCTTCCCTGCCGCGGTCCCGGTCGCGCTGGCGGCGGTCAAGACGACGACCCACCTGCTCGCCGGGCGCCCCTTCGAGAGGTACGCATCCTGGATCGCCCTGTCCGCGGCCTACGACCTGATCTTTCTGGCCGCGGCGGTCCTGCTGTTCGACTATGTGCTGGAGGAATGACGGGCCCTGCAGTGTGTCCGCGTGTTCGGGCCGGGTCTTTAGGTGATAGGATCCCGCCCCGCCGTAGGCACGGTGCCCCCGATCGGAACACGGAGCCGCGATGACAGGACCCCAGACCCGTCGCACGGACACACACCTTCTCGGCTGGATCGAGCCGGCGCTCTGGGTGGCGGTCGCGCTCCTCGTCCCCTTCTGCCTGCACGTGATCTTCCGGGTCGTTCCCACCGAGGGAAAGATGGGCGTGGTCCAGCGCATCTTTTACTTCCACGTTCCATCGGCCTTCGCGGGGTTTCTGGGGGTCGGGTTGTGCGCCCTGTGCAGCGCGCTGTACCTTTGGAAACGACAGCGCCGCTACGACCTGGTGGCGCATGCCTCCGCCGAGATCGCCGTCGTCTTCTTCACCATCGTCCTGCTCACCGGACCGATCTGGGCCAGGCCGGTTTGGGGTGTGTGGTGGACGGGTGAGGTCCGCCTGACCTCGACCCTGGTCCTGTGGCTGATGTATGCCGGCTACCTCATCCTTCGACGCAGCGCCGAGAACCCCGAGCAGGAGGCGCGCTGGGGCGCGGTCCTGGGCATCGTGGGGGCCCTGGACCTGCCGATCATCTACAAGTCGGTGGAATGGTGGCGGGGCCTGCATCCCAAGGTGCTGAAGGTGTCGGGCGGCCAGGGCCTCGATCCGATCATGGAGCGCGGCCTGCTGCTGTGCTCGGTCACGTTCATCGTCCTGTTCGCTCTCCTGCTCCTCCTGCGCTGCCGCGCGGGGGTCCTGGAAGACGAGCTGGACGCTCTCACCCGGCACCTGGCGCGACGCGGGGCCGGCGCGGAGCCGGCATGATGCTCTCGAGTCTCGCGCCGATCGCCCCTCTCCTGGCGCTGGTGGCGCAGGATCCCGCGACCGGTTTTGTCGCCGAAAACGTCGCCGCCCGCCCCGAGGTCGTGGAGCGGGGGCTGCGCTTCCTCAATCTCGCCTACACGGCCGTCTGGGTGGTCCTGGCGGTCTACCTGCTCAGCCTGTCCCTCCGCCTCCGCCGTCTCTCATCCCAGTTGCGACGGCTGAAGGAGCGCGCCGGGCTCTGAGAGCGGCCTGGGAGCCTGTCCGAATATTCGGACGGGCTCCTGGTCCGTCGGAACTTTTCCGGCGCGCCCTCCGTTGGATCTCTCGGAGTCGGCCGGGGACGGGTTCCCCGCCGCCCGGAGGAGCACCCATGACGCGATCGTTCAAAGGCGTGGCCCCGGCCGCGCTGGCCGGAATCCTCGCGCTGTCCCTGACCGCCGATCCCGCCGTCGCGAGGGACACGGGGAAGGGCCGCTGGCTCAAGATCCGTGTCTATGAGCACGGCGCGACGACCCCGACGGTCCTCGTCAACCTGCCGATGGGCCTGGTCACGGCGGCGCTGAAGATCGCCGCCAGGACGGACGCGAGCGTCAACCTGGACTCCCCGGCGGAAGGGGGCGAGAAGACCCGCCTGCGCATCAAGGACTTCGATTTCGAGGCCCTGGTCAAGGAGATCGACGCGATGGAGCCCGGCCAGATCATCGAGGTCCAGGACGGAGACGACAAGGTCTCGATCTGGATCGAGTAACGGCCCGGCGGCGGCCTCCCCGACGGGCGCGGGCGACGCCGGGTTGATTGCCCCCCACCCGCCCTCTATAATCCCTGCGCCACGGGGAGGTCTGATGCTGCCTGACGACGCGCCCAAGGGGATCCTGCGGGACTATTTCGAGACGATCGTCACCTGCGTCATTTTCGTGATGTTCGCCCGCACGTTCGTGTTCCAGCAGTCGAAGATCCCGACCGGCTCGATGATCCCCACGCTTCTCGTGGGCGACTACATCATGGTCAACAAGTTCGCGTACGCTCCCGCGTCCTCGTGGCCCCTCCTGGCGCGCGCCGAGAAGGCGATCCTGCCGATCCGCCAGATGCATCGCGGCGACATCGTCGTCTTCAAGTTCCCCGAGGAGCCGGAGAAGGACTACATCAAGCGCGTCATCGGCCTCCCGGGAGAGGAGATTGAAATCCGCTCCCGGCAGGTGTACATCGACGGCAATCCCCTCGAGGAGAGCTACAAGGTTCACCGGAATCCCCGGGGGCTCAACTTCGAGCAGGACGACTATCCCAAGACGCGCATCCCGGAGAACTCCCTGTTCTGCATGGGAGACAACCGCGACAACAGCAAGGACAGCCGATCGTGGGGCTTCGTGCCTCGCGACTTCGTCAAGGGGCGGGCCTTCATGATCTGGTGGTCCTACGACGAGGACCGGGACGCCTGGCAGAGAACCGGCGTCGCCGACAAGATCGGGGGGATCTGGGACAAGATCTCCCACCTGTTCACCAAATCACGCTGGGAGCGGAGCTTCCGCATCATCAAGTGAGGCCTGCCGGCGGGGCGGTCCGGCCGGCGGCGGCGGTCGTGACCGGATCGATTGAAAGCGGAGTCCGCCCCTCTCCCGTGAAGGCCCTGTAGCTCGACCACCTCCAGTCCCCCGGATCGCGCACCAGCCCCGCCAGCACCGGGTTGTGGTGCAGGAAATCGGCCTTCCGCCTGACGTCCTCCTCGCCCCGCAGTGGCAGGGTCTGATCGGCGTCCTGCCAGACCAGCCCCAGGCGCCCCAGCCGGTGATTGACTTCCCTGGCATAGCGCGACTTGAGGCGCTGCACGGTGATGCGCGCCCAGCGCGGATCGGCCCCCCGGCTTGCGACGATCAGACGTACGCGGTCGGGAAGGACGACGTAGGCATGCAGAAGGAAGCCAAGCCTCAGGCGCAACCCGGCCAGAATGCGGCAGAAGAGCGCCGCCCGGGCGGGGTCCGAGAAGGTCGGCTCGACGCCGAAGGTCCACAAGGTGACGAGGTAAGCCTGCGACTGCTGCGCCTCTCTGGTCATCGCGCTCCCGCTCCGGCTCTCCCGTGCGGTCTCTCTAGCAAGCCGGATGCTGGACCGGCGATCCAGGCGGGACGCGGCTTCCGGAGGAGCGCCCGGCGTCGCGATGTCCTCCCGCGGACGCCGCGCCTCGGGCGGCGTCCGGCCGGGGACACGGGCCGGGAGCCCGTCCGGGTATGGGGCCGCCCTTAGTCGCCGACGGGCACGGCGAGACGCGGCAGGTCCGGGGCGGGCGCCCCGGGGGCGATGATCGCGTGCCGGCCGCGGCCCGGCTCCCGCTCGGGGAAGTCCTCGCGAAAGTGGGCTCCCCGGCTCTCGCGCCGGCGCAGGGCCGATTCGGCGATGAGACGTCCCACGAAGAGGAGGTTCCTGGCTTCGACGCCGGCGCGCGTGGCGCGGCGCGGCGCGAGCCCGCGCTCTAGGTCGAGCGTTGTGGCGATCGACCGCTCGAGCCCCGTGGCGTCCCTGAGAATCCCCGCCCCTTCCCACAGGACGCGCCGGAGCGCGCCCAGGACCTCGAGGGCGCGCGCCGGATCGATCGACCGCGCCACGTCCGGATCCCCGGCGATCGGCCCTTCCGGCGGGGGCGCCGGCGCGTCGCCGAGGATGGCCCGGCCGGCCCGGGCTCCGAAGACCAGGCCCTCGAGCAGGGAGTTGCTGGCCAGCCGGTTGGCGCCGTGCACTCCCGTGCAGGCCGCCTCCCCCGCCGCATACAGGCCCGGAATCGACGTGCGCCCCCACAGGTCGGTCTTGACGCCGCCCATCATGTAGTGCGCCGCCGGAGTCACCGGAATACGGTCCCGTCCGATGTCGAGACCGTGGCGGGCGCAGGTCGCGGCGATGGTGGGAAATCGCCGGCGCACGAAGTCCGGGTCCAGATGGCGCATGCTGAGATAGACGGAGGGATGACGCGTGCGGCGCATCTCGGCGACGATGCCGCGCGCCACGATGTCACGCGGCGCCAGGTCGCCGCGCGCGTCGACGCGGGTCATGAACGGCTCCCCCGCCGCGTTCTCGAGGCGGCCCCCCTCCCCGCGCATCGCTTCCGACAGGAGAAACCGCGGCACGCCCGGGAGCTGAAGCGCCGTGGGATGGAACTGCACGAACTCCATGTCCATCATCTCGGCGCCGGCGCGGTAGGCCATCGCCATGCCGTCGCCCGTGGCCTGCGGCGGATTGGTGGTCTCGAGATAGGCCTGCCCGGCCCCGCCGGTCGCCAGGACCACCGCCCGGGCGCGCAGCAGGATGGAGCGGCCCTCGGTCTCGTCGAGAGCCAGGACCCCGACGCAGCGCCCGCCCGCCAGGACCAGATCGATGGAGAAGGTGCGCTCGACCAGGGTGATGCCGTGCTCTCCGGAGGCCCTGGCGACCAGGGCGCGCGCGATCTCGCGCCCGGTCGAATCACCCTGGGCGCGCAGGATGCGCCTCTTGCTGTGCGCCGCCTCCCGCGCCAGGGCGATGCGGGTCCCCTCCCGGTCGAAGCGCGCCCCCCAGTCGATCAGCTCGAGCGCGAGCGCCGGCCCTTCCTCGACCAGCACCCGCACCGCCCCCTCGTGGCACAGGCCGTCTCCCGCCTCGATCGTGTCCTGGAAGTGGAGGGAGACCTCGTCGTCGTCCGACAGGACCGCCGCCAGGCCGCCCTGGGCCTTGTCGGTCGCCGAGTCGGTGGGAGAGTCCTTGGTGAGAACGGCGATCCGCCCGCCCCCGCCGGCGATCTCGATGGCGGCGCGCAGGCCGGCGATGCCGCTGCCGGCCACCACGGTATCGAAAATCGGATCCACGGTGGCGCCGAGTGTAATCGAATTCCGTTTCCTTGACAGGCCCCGGGGGCGAACTGATAATGACCCTTCAGGCGCGGAGACCCGGCGGATCCGACATGCAGGACTTCCCATCCCAGGGACCGATCGACGGCCTCTTCCTGCCGCGGCTCGTCGCCTCGCTTCACCTCGATGAGTTCGAGGGAGCGCTGCGTCTCACCTTTCCGGACGCCACGAAGATCCTCTATTTCAAGCGGGGCGAGATCGCCTCGGCGGCCAGCAATGCCGAGCCGGATCGGCTGGCCAACATCCTGATCCAGGAAGGCCGGCTGGGCGCCGAGCAGCTCGACCTGGCGCGCAACAGCATCCCGCCGGGAGCGTCCCTGGGAAAGACCCTCATCGACATGGGGTTCCTGAGCCCCTCCGAGCTGCTTCAGGGGGCGCGTCGGCAGGTGCGCCTGATCGTCGTCTCCTGCTTCCGGTCCACCTCCGGAGGGTACGAAATGGTGCCGGGACCTCTGCCCCCTGAGGTGACCTCTCTCGGCCTCAACACGCGGCGCCTCGTCTTCGATTGCCTGCAGGAGGCGGGCGACCGGGCCGCCGTGATTCGCGAGATCGGCTCGATGGAATCGGTCTATCGGCCGACCGATCGCCTCGCCCTGGCCCTGTCGGGGCTGAAGCTCGATGCGGAGACCGACCGCGTCGCGCGCCTGCTGGACGGCACCTCCACGCTGCGCGACCTCAGCAGCCGGACGGCGCTCGATGACTTCACCGTGGGCAAGATCGTCCTGGCCCTCGACCTCCTAAGGGCCGCCGAGCGAGTCGCCCCCGCGGCCGGCGAGGTGGCGGCACGTCCCGCCCCGGCCATCGCGGTCGCCGCGGCGGAGCCGGCGACGCGAGCCGGCGGGCGCGGGCGCACGATCCCGGTCGAGACCGACCCGGAGGAGGAGCCGCCGGAGCCGGCGCCGGTGGAGTCGGCCGATGCGACGGACGACGGTGAAGTCGTGATCATCGAGGAGGACGCGGGAGGTGACGCGGCGCCCCCCGGTCTCGAGCCCGCGCCGGCTCCGCCCCGGCCCTCCGAGCCGCCTCGGGCTGCCGCGGCAACCCCGGCGGAGCCCACCCCGTTTCCCGCGGAGGAGCTCCCCGCCTTTGCCAGTCCGCTTCCCGGTGAGTCGGCGACCGTCGAGCCGCAGTGGCAGGTCGACCCGGAGACCGGCGAGCGGGTCCATGTAGGGCCGATCGAGATGACCTTCGACGGGAAGGTCGGCGGGCGTCACGGCGAAACTCGTGGGCTGTCGCGTTTCATGACGGCGGCCGTGGGCGTGGCCGTGGTGGCGGCCGCCACCATCGCGTTCCTGATCCTGCGCCGCGGGACGTCCGCTCCGGAACCCCCCGGGGAGGCGGCTGAGGCCGGCACAATCGCCTCGGCGCCACCCCCGGCGGCCCCTCCCGACGCGCAGCCGCCCGCGACGCCTCCGGCTGAACCCGAGCGGCCGGCCCGGGATGACTCCGCGACCGCGCCGGTTCCGGAGACCGTGGCAGCCGCTCCGTCCGCACCTCCGACCCCGAGGCCCCGCCCCGCGCGTGCCGGGGCCGCCGTGGCGGACGATCCCGGCTACGCCCGGGCGCGCCAGCGCCTGGACCAGGACGACGCCGCCGGGGCGGCCGGCCTGTTCAGGGAGGTGCTGTCCGCCCGGCGGCCGGGCGCCGTGAGCCTGCAGCTGATGATCGCCTGCCAGGAGGACACGGTGAAGGGGGCGCGCCGGCGTGCCGGTGAGGGGAGCGAGTTGTACATCCTTCCCTACACGCTCAAGGGTCGTTCGTGCTACCGCGTTCTCTGGGGTCTGTACGAGAGCGCCGAGGACGCCCGGGCGGCGGTTCCCACACTTCCGGCCGGATTGAGCGAGGGAACCCATCCGATCACCGTGTCCGTGGCGCGCCTCCTCCCTGCGGAATAAGGATGCCCCCGCGTCTCGTCGGTCCCGCGCTCCTCGTGCTGCTCGTCCTGCCGTGGCCTTGCGGCTCGGCGCGTGCCGACATCATCCATCTGAAAAACGGCGGGAAGATCGTCGCCGACTCCTGGGAGGAGCGGGGCGACGTCCTGATCGTCGTCCAGGGGAGCGGTCGAATCACGGTCCCGCGGGCGGACATCCTGCGCGTCGAGACCACCCCTCCCGGACCTCCCGCGTCGGACCCGGCCCCCCGGCCCGGACCCGCAGGTCCGCCGGGATCTCCGGCCCCGCCGGCGACCGCCGCGAAGAGCGGCATCGACCAGATGAGCGACGACGAGATCGCCGAAGCCATCACCGCGCTGAAGCGGCGCATCGACGACTATCCCCTGGCGCGCGAGGAGAACACGCGCCGTCTCGTGGCGCTCCTCGATCATCTCGGCGGGCGGGCGTACAAGGCGCGGCAGTTCGACACCGCGGTCAGCCGATTTCGCGAGGCGCTCGGCTACGACCCGAAGGACGCCGGCGCGCAGCTCGGCCTGGCCGCGGCCTATTTCCGGCAGGACCAGGACATCTTCGCGCGCTCGACGCTGGAGCGGGCGCTCCTGGATCATCCGGACCATCCCGCGCTGCACGCCCTGCTCGGCGACGTGTACAACAGCCAGGAGCGCACCGAGGAAGCGCTTCTGGAATGGCGAAAGGCCTATGCGCTCAAGCCCGATCCCTCCCTGAAGGAGAAGATCGACAAACTGGCTCGGGAGCGCTCCATCGACGGGGACTACCGGCAGTCGGAGGCGGCGCACTTCACCCTGAGGTACGACGGACAGCGGGCCGGGCCCGACCTGGGCAGCCAGATCCTGGACTATCTGGAAAGCCAGTTTCGCCCGCTCGAGTCGCGCTTCGATCACTATCCGCTGCAGCCGATCGTGGTCATCCTCTATCCGCAGAAGCAGTTCTACGAGGCGACGCAGGCGGGGGCCGACGTCGGCGGGCTCTATGACGGCAAGATCCGGGTGCCGAGCGGCGGGTTGAAGCAGATCGACGCCGAGGCCCGTCGCGTGCTCCTGCACGAGCTCGCGCACGCCTTCATCGCCGGCAAGAGCCGGGGCACGGCGCCCCGGTGGCTGCACGAGGGGCTGGCGCAGTCGATCGAAGGCCGGACGACGCCGACCGCCACGGGGGCCGCCCTGGCCCGTGAGTACCAGAATCCGGGCGGCCGGGAATCCTGGGGCCAGGCGTTTTCCTATCCCTCCGCCCTGTGCTTCGTCGAGTGGCTGGATGGGCGCATCGGCTTCCCTGCGCTGGTCGACGTCCTCGAACAGATGGGCCGAGGAGTGACTCCCGAGGCCGCCTTCGAGCAGGTCACCCGCTATTCGCTCAAGGAGTTGCGCCAGGCCTGGGGAGAGGCCCTGGTCCGGAAATACTTGCAATAATCCCGTCCACGCCTCAAGTTATTCCCGGACTATCAGATGCCGGGCCCGGGTGTGTCGGCCCAGGCGGGAGGGATGTTGGACCGATGAACGG
Above is a genomic segment from Candidatus Polarisedimenticolia bacterium containing:
- a CDS encoding tetratricopeptide repeat protein → MPPRLVGPALLVLLVLPWPCGSARADIIHLKNGGKIVADSWEERGDVLIVVQGSGRITVPRADILRVETTPPGPPASDPAPRPGPAGPPGSPAPPATAAKSGIDQMSDDEIAEAITALKRRIDDYPLAREENTRRLVALLDHLGGRAYKARQFDTAVSRFREALGYDPKDAGAQLGLAAAYFRQDQDIFARSTLERALLDHPDHPALHALLGDVYNSQERTEEALLEWRKAYALKPDPSLKEKIDKLARERSIDGDYRQSEAAHFTLRYDGQRAGPDLGSQILDYLESQFRPLESRFDHYPLQPIVVILYPQKQFYEATQAGADVGGLYDGKIRVPSGGLKQIDAEARRVLLHELAHAFIAGKSRGTAPRWLHEGLAQSIEGRTTPTATGAALAREYQNPGGRESWGQAFSYPSALCFVEWLDGRIGFPALVDVLEQMGRGVTPEAAFEQVTRYSLKELRQAWGEALVRKYLQ
- the nadB gene encoding L-aspartate oxidase yields the protein MDPIFDTVVAGSGIAGLRAAIEIAGGGGRIAVLTKDSPTDSATDKAQGGLAAVLSDDDEVSLHFQDTIEAGDGLCHEGAVRVLVEEGPALALELIDWGARFDREGTRIALAREAAHSKRRILRAQGDSTGREIARALVARASGEHGITLVERTFSIDLVLAGGRCVGVLALDETEGRSILLRARAVVLATGGAGQAYLETTNPPQATGDGMAMAYRAGAEMMDMEFVQFHPTALQLPGVPRFLLSEAMRGEGGRLENAAGEPFMTRVDARGDLAPRDIVARGIVAEMRRTRHPSVYLSMRHLDPDFVRRRFPTIAATCARHGLDIGRDRIPVTPAAHYMMGGVKTDLWGRTSIPGLYAAGEAACTGVHGANRLASNSLLEGLVFGARAGRAILGDAPAPPPEGPIAGDPDVARSIDPARALEVLGALRRVLWEGAGILRDATGLERSIATTLDLERGLAPRRATRAGVEARNLLFVGRLIAESALRRRESRGAHFREDFPEREPGRGRHAIIAPGAPAPDLPRLAVPVGD
- a CDS encoding heme exporter protein CcmB translates to MSYWRAVLLVAGKDLRIELRSREQVVSLLFFALLVLVVFNFAFDFTVIDFVTLGPGVLWVAFIFSGVLAINRSFQNEREQERIQGILLAPIDRSAFYLGKVAATVLFMTAIEAILVPIAVVMFNFRFSGRIALTILALALNTVGFAAVGTLFSAMTTRTRRGDLLLPLLLFPAAVPVALAAVKTTTHLLAGRPFERYASWIALSAAYDLIFLAAAVLLFDYVLEE
- a CDS encoding cytochrome c biogenesis protein, translated to MTGPQTRRTDTHLLGWIEPALWVAVALLVPFCLHVIFRVVPTEGKMGVVQRIFYFHVPSAFAGFLGVGLCALCSALYLWKRQRRYDLVAHASAEIAVVFFTIVLLTGPIWARPVWGVWWTGEVRLTSTLVLWLMYAGYLILRRSAENPEQEARWGAVLGIVGALDLPIIYKSVEWWRGLHPKVLKVSGGQGLDPIMERGLLLCSVTFIVLFALLLLLRCRAGVLEDELDALTRHLARRGAGAEPA
- a CDS encoding DUF4388 domain-containing protein; translation: MQDFPSQGPIDGLFLPRLVASLHLDEFEGALRLTFPDATKILYFKRGEIASAASNAEPDRLANILIQEGRLGAEQLDLARNSIPPGASLGKTLIDMGFLSPSELLQGARRQVRLIVVSCFRSTSGGYEMVPGPLPPEVTSLGLNTRRLVFDCLQEAGDRAAVIREIGSMESVYRPTDRLALALSGLKLDAETDRVARLLDGTSTLRDLSSRTALDDFTVGKIVLALDLLRAAERVAPAAGEVAARPAPAIAVAAAEPATRAGGRGRTIPVETDPEEEPPEPAPVESADATDDGEVVIIEEDAGGDAAPPGLEPAPAPPRPSEPPRAAAATPAEPTPFPAEELPAFASPLPGESATVEPQWQVDPETGERVHVGPIEMTFDGKVGGRHGETRGLSRFMTAAVGVAVVAAATIAFLILRRGTSAPEPPGEAAEAGTIASAPPPAAPPDAQPPATPPAEPERPARDDSATAPVPETVAAAPSAPPTPRPRPARAGAAVADDPGYARARQRLDQDDAAGAAGLFREVLSARRPGAVSLQLMIACQEDTVKGARRRAGEGSELYILPYTLKGRSCYRVLWGLYESAEDARAAVPTLPAGLSEGTHPITVSVARLLPAE
- a CDS encoding CcmD family protein, translated to MMLSSLAPIAPLLALVAQDPATGFVAENVAARPEVVERGLRFLNLAYTAVWVVLAVYLLSLSLRLRRLSSQLRRLKERAGL
- the lepB gene encoding signal peptidase I; this translates as MLPDDAPKGILRDYFETIVTCVIFVMFARTFVFQQSKIPTGSMIPTLLVGDYIMVNKFAYAPASSWPLLARAEKAILPIRQMHRGDIVVFKFPEEPEKDYIKRVIGLPGEEIEIRSRQVYIDGNPLEESYKVHRNPRGLNFEQDDYPKTRIPENSLFCMGDNRDNSKDSRSWGFVPRDFVKGRAFMIWWSYDEDRDAWQRTGVADKIGGIWDKISHLFTKSRWERSFRIIK